In Aegilops tauschii subsp. strangulata cultivar AL8/78 chromosome 3, Aet v6.0, whole genome shotgun sequence, one genomic interval encodes:
- the LOC109773351 gene encoding small ribosomal subunit protein uS10m: protein MGAYRFVSGLWKRKHPDLTRLVQRPATVRRLGSDAKQLHKPIEETKEGIYPSRMHSQNLPAKIRIAMKSFNNQNHNLKGLEPYTHKIGLPESRALYTVLRSPHIDKKSREQFSTHVKKVFVVKKAETHELAKKFFWLKRLRVLGAQYEVNISFKTRLDKMIGCSKGGGLLRQ, encoded by the exons ATGG GCGCCTACAGGTTCGTGTCGGGGCTATGGAAGAGGAAACACCCGGACCTGACGAGGCTCGTGCAGCGGCCGGCGACCGTGCGCCGTCTCGGCTCCGATGCCAAACAG CTTCACAAGCCTATTGAGGAGACCAAGGAAGGTATATACCCAAGTAGGATGCACTCCCAGAACCTGCCTGCCAAGATACGCATAGCGATGAAATCTTTCAATAACCAAAATCACAATCTGAAGGGGCTTGAGCCTTACACGCACAAGATTGGGTTGCCTGAATCACGGGCCTTATACACCGTGTTACGATCACCTCATATTGATAAGAAATCCAGGGAGCAATTCTCAACGCACGTGAAGAAAGTATTTGTGGTTAAAAAGGCAGAGACACATGAGCTGGCCAAGAAGTTCTTTTGGTTAAAACGGCTTCGTGTATTGGGGGCTCAGTATGAAGTCAATATTAGTTTCAAGACCCGCTTGGATAAAATGATTGGCTGCAGCAAAGGTGGTGGCCTGCTTAGACAGTAA